One part of the Vicia villosa cultivar HV-30 ecotype Madison, WI linkage group LG6, Vvil1.0, whole genome shotgun sequence genome encodes these proteins:
- the LOC131610401 gene encoding outer envelope pore protein 16-3, chloroplastic/mitochondrial-like — MDPAERRYLEDEDSSLMKTFKGATTGLVAGTIWGTVVATWYDVPRVERSVALPGLLRTFKMMGGYGATFAAIGGVYIGVEQLVQNYRGKRDLVNGAVGGFVAGASILGYRGRSISTAISAGTALAFTSAVLDFGGQTLKHDEGREYAALTTKKRPSNDA; from the exons ATGGACCCAGCAGAACGTAGGTACTTGGAGGATGAGGATTCATCACTCATGAAAACTTTTAAGGGTGCAACTACTGGTTTAGTTGCTGGCACTATCTGGGGCACTGTTGTTGCCACCTGGTATGACGTTCCTCGTGTCGAGAGAAGTGTTGCTCTTCCTGGGTTGTTAAGAACTTTCAAGATGATGGGCGGCTATGGAGCAACCTTTGCTGCCATAGGAGGAGTCTACATTGGTGTCGAACAGTTGGTGCAGAACTACAGGGGGAAGAGGGATCTTGTAAATGGTGCTGTTGGTGGCTTTGTTGCTGGTGCATCTATTCTCGGTTACAGAG GAAGGAGCATCTCAACCGCAATTTCTGCGGGAACAGCATTGGCATTCACATCTGCAGTCCTTGATTTTGGAGGGCAGACATTAAAACATGATGAGGGGAGGGAGTATGCTGCATTAACCACAAAGAAAAGACCCAGTAACGATGCATAA
- the LOC131610400 gene encoding rhodanese-like domain-containing protein 9, chloroplastic: MAGTAFYTSCNLGKCCLVLKTHNTRTLAGKKLAQCQMRRNFTIKAEVEFVTADKAKELVAVKGFNVLDVRDKTQFERAHLKTCYHVPLFVENTDNDPGTFLLRTVHNNFSGLFFGIPFTRPNPDFVKSVKSQISPESKLLVVCQEGLRSAAAANKLEEAGYQNIACISSGLQTVKPGTFESVGSTELQNAGKAGLVQIQGKISAVLGTVLICAYLFITFFPDQAEKLIQLVPGG; this comes from the exons ATGGCAGGAACTGCTTTCTACACCTCCTG CAATTTAGGGAAATGTTGTTTGGTATTAAAAACTCACAATACAAGAACCCTAGCAGGGAAAAAACTAGCTCAATGTCAAATGAGAAGAAACTTTACAATAAAAGCAGAAGTGGAATTTGTAACAGCTGATAAAGCTAAGGAGCTTGTAGCAGTAAAGGGGTTTAATGTTCTTGATGTTAGGGACAAAACACAGTTTGAGAGAGCTCATCTTAAAACATGTTATCATGTCCCTCTTTTTGTTGAAAATACAGACAATGATCCTG GTACATTCTTGTTAAGGACTGTCCATAATAATTTTTCTGGGTTGTTCTTTGGGATACCATTCACTAGACCAAATCCTGATTTTGTAAAATCGGTGAAAAGTCAGATATCGCCTGAAAGTAAACTATTGGTTGTATGTCAGGAAGGGTTGAG GTCTGCTGCAGCAGCAAATAAGTTAGAGGAAGCTGGTTACCAAAATATAGCATGCATATCATCTGGACTTCAAACTGTGAAACCAG GGACATTTGAATCGGTTGGTTCGACCGAGTTGCAGAATGCTGGCAAAGCTGGCTTGGTGCAAATCCAAGGAAAAATTTCAGCTGTGTTGGGAACTGTTCTTATTT GTGCATATTTATTCATCACCTTCTTTCCTGATCAAGCAGAGAAGCTGATCCAACTGGTTCCTGGAGGCTAA